The following proteins are encoded in a genomic region of Periophthalmus magnuspinnatus isolate fPerMag1 chromosome 10, fPerMag1.2.pri, whole genome shotgun sequence:
- the med12 gene encoding mediator of RNA polymerase II transcription subunit 12 isoform X1, which yields MMAAFGILSYEHRPLKRPRLGPPDVYPQDPKQKEDELTALNVKQGFNNQPAVSGDEHGSAKNVNFNPSKISSNFSSIIAEKLRYNTFPDTGKRKPQVNQKDNFWPLTARSQSSINNWFTDLAGTKPLTQLAKKVPTFSKKEEVFGYLAKYSVPVMRSAWMIKMTCAYHAAITETKVKKRHVIDPCIEWTQIITKYLWEQLQKVAEFYRQFPNQGCSSPLPAPPPDVEQAMKQWEYNEKLAMFMFQDGMLDRHEFLTWVLECFEKVRPGEDELLRLLLPLLLQYSGEFVQSAYLSRRLAYFCTRRLNLLLSDGSSGTGGHPAHGILTQQGNALPPTPTSQPAGGSQAQTPFTDFYNCPLHRPLVFGLSCMLQSIALCCPSALVWHYSLTDSRNKTGSPLDLLPIAPSSLPMPGGNTTFTQQVRSKLREIEEQIKERGQAVEFRWSFDKCQETTAGFTIGRVLHTLEVLDNHSFEKSDFSNSLDSLYNRIFGSGQSKDGHEMSPDDDAVVTLLCEWAVCCKRSGRHRAMVVAKLLEKRQAEIEAERCGESEVVDEKGSVSSGSLSAATLPVFQDVLLQFLDTQAPTLSEPGNESERVEFSNLVLLFYELIRHDVFSHNIYMCTLISRGDLALDAHMPRPRSPSDEPLDESERKEQDANSSVKMEDTGHSESMEIDHNSSANFDEMFSPTMHCESKGSPSPEKPTPDQDSKAGIKDKSLDPAFPQLYEQPRHIQYATHFPIPQEESASHECNQRLVVLYGVGKQRDEARHTIKKITKDILKVLNRKSTAETGGEEGQKRKRSKPEAFPTAEDIFSKFQHLSHFDQHQVTSQVFKNAFEQITSFASGMSYHLPLVQHIQFIFDLMEYSLNISGLIDYAIQILNELSLVEAELILKSSSLVGSYTINLCLCIVAVLRRYHSCLILNPEQAATVFDGLRIVVKSGVNPADCSSAERCILAYLYDLYTSCSHLKSKFGEIFSEFCSRVKNSIYCNIDPSDSNMLWDQLFMVEAIANPLAHNFNHSMVGKILNDSPANRYSFVCNVLMVVCMDHRDPERVNDIGILCAELTAYCRSLSAEWLGVLKALCCSSNNGNCGFNDLLCNADVSDLSFHDSLATFVAILIARQCLLLEDLVRCVAIPSLLNAACSEQDSEPGARLTCRILLHLFKTPQRNPVPQDGIKSDNSSVGIRSSCDRHLLAASQNSIVVGAVFAVLKAVFMLGDAELRGSSLSHNTGLDDISEGCNVSIETASLDVYAKYVLKTICQQEWVGERCLKSLSEDSSALQDPVLVNIQAQRLLQLICYPHRQLDSDDGDNPQRQRIKRILQNMDQWTMRQSSLELQLMIKQSSNNELYSLLENIAKATIEVFQKSAEMNSSNPSGNGAAAQGGSSSSTSSTTSKMKPILSSSERSGVWLVAPLIAKLPTTVQGHVLKAAGEELEKGQHLGSSSRKERDRQKQKSMSLLSQQPFLSLVLTCLKGQDEQREGLLTSLYSQVQQIVTNWREDQYQDDCKAKQMMHEALKLRLNLVGGMFDTVQRSTQQTTEWAVLLLDIISSGTVDMQSNNELFTTVLDMLSVLINGTLAADMSSISQGSMEENKRAYMNLVKKLRKELGDRQSESLEKVRQLLPLPKQTRDVITCEPQGSLIDTKGNKIAGFEKEGLQVSTKQKISPWDVFEGLKHSAPLSWGWFGTVRVDRKVTKFEEQQRLLLYHTHLKPKPRSYYLEPLPLPPEEEEPLTPVSQEPDKKMMEAGKSEKNVPNVTSDSSKRKVNKKKKPPSTKTEDYVNRTPGGVPYGTSMPTDIMQSPYGRMPYAQQSMGIYTQNQPLPPGGPGLDPPYRPPRNPQMNKMMPTRPSYQGMMSGMQPNMPSMMGMDKQYSMGYKPQPSGPQLLRAQLQVRLNHNVMGQMRQINPNQQYGSMQANQNISQGYTSYGTHMGMQQHPPQGSGMVPSSYGNQNFQGSHPGANPPMVDPLRQMQPRPSGYVHQQAPNYTHNIQRFSHQPMQQNPIMHGLAHMGAQGVHPNIRPSNQMLAEQQQQQQQQQAAAAQQQQYLRQQALRQQAQQAQQQQQQQQQQQQQQQQQQQQRQQVQPQQVAPQQQVPQQQQVSAVPPPGQAPNQGLGMQPLFQRQGMQQTQQQQQTAELVRQLQQQLSNSQPGQSNNSYHAY from the exons ATGATGGCTGCTTTCGGGATATTAAGTTACGAACACCGGCCTTTAAAGCGGCCCAGACTCGGCCCTCCAGATGTATACCCACAAGATCCAAAGCAAAAAGAG GATGAATTAACTGCCCTGAATGTGAAGCAAGGATTTAATAACCAACCTGCAGTGTCAGGGGATGAACATGGAAGTGCAAAAAATGTCAATTTCAACCCCTCCAAG ATCAGTTCCAACTTCAGCAGTATCATTGCGGAAAAGTTGCGCTACAATACGTTCCCAGACACAGGGAAACGCAAACCACAGGTCAACCAAAAGGATAATTTTTGGCCCCTCACTGCTAGGTCACAGAGCTCTATCAATAATTGGTTTACAGACTTAGCAGGAACTAAACCTCTGACACAACTGGCTAAGAAG gTCCCAACTTTCAGCAAAAAGGAAGAGGTTTTTGGATACTTGGCTAAGTATTCAGTCCCTGTTATGCGATCTGCCTGGATGATAAAAATGACATGTGCTTATCATGCAGCCATCACTGAAACAAAAGTTAAGAAAAGGCATGTGATTGACCCTTGTATAG AATGGACACAGATCATTACCAAGTACCTATGGGAACAGCTGCAGAAAGTGGCTGAGTTCTACAGGCAGTTTCCCAATCAAGGCTGTAGCTCACCTCTGCCAGCCCCACCTCCTGATGTGGAGCAAGCCATGAAACAGTGGGAATACAATGAAAAACTTGCCATGTTTATGTTTCAA GATGGCATGCTAGACAGACATGAGTTTTTGACATGGGTGCTGGAATGCTTTGAAAAGGTGCGACCAGGTGAAGATGAACTGCTCCGACTCCTATTGCCTCTTTTACTACAG TACTCAGGGGAATTCGTCCAGTCAGCTTACTTGTCACGAAGACTGGCATATTTCTGCACACGGCGCCTCAACCTGTTGCTTAGCGACGGGAGCTCTGGCACAGGAGGACATCCAGCTCATGGCATTTTGACACAGCAAGGGAACGCCCTGCCCCCCACCCCGACATCCCAGCCCGCAGGAGGGAGCCAGGCCCAGACACCATTTACAGACTTTTACAACTGCCCTCTGCACAGGCCTCTGGTTTTTGGGCTCAGTTGTATGTTACAG AGTATAGCACTGTGTTGTCCCAGTGCTCTTGTGTGGCACTATTCGCTGACAGATAGCCGAAACAAGACTGGTTCTCCTTTGGACCTTCTGCCTATTGCCCCATCCAGCCTGCCAATGCCAGGGGGCAACACCACATTCACCCAGCAG GTCCGGTCCAAACTGAGAGAAATTGAGGAACAGATCAAAGAAAGAGGCCAGGCAGTGGAGTTCAGGTGGTCTTTTGATAAATGCCAAGAGACTACAGCAG gTTTCACAATTGGGAGAGTTCTTCACACCCTTGAGGTTTTGGACAACCACAGTTTTGAAAAGTCAGACTTTAGCAACTCTTTAGACTCCCTTTACAATCGGATATTTGGGTCTGGGCAGAGCAAAGATGGTCATGAG ATGTCCCCAGATGATGATGCTGTGGTGACTTTACTTTGTGAATGGGCCGTTTGTTGTAAACGCTCAGGCAGACACAGGGCCATGGTGGTTGCGAAGCTGCTGGAAAAAAGACAAGCTGAAATAGAAGCAGAG agGTGTGGTGAGTCCGAGGTGGTGGACGAGAAAGGCTCTGTGTCCTCTGGCTCGCTCTCCGCTGCCACACTACCAGTCTTTCAAGATGTGCTGCTCCAGTTTCTAGACACTCAAGCTCCCACTCTGA GTGAGCCTGGCAATGAAAGCGAACGAGTGGAGTTCTCGAACCTGGTCCTGCTCTTCTACGAGCTCATCCGCCACGATGTCTTCTCTCACAACATCTACATGTGTACTCTCATCTCCCGTGGCGACCTGGCCTTGGACGCCCACATGCCCCGCCCCCGTTCCCCCAGTGACGAGCCCTTGGATGAGTCAGAGCGCAAGGAGCAGGATGCCAACAGCAGTGTCAAAATGGAG GACACTGGCCATTCTGAGTCCATGGAAATTGATCACAACTCTAGTGCTAACTTTGACGAG ATGTTCTCTCCTACCATGCACTGTGAGTCTAAGGGCAGTCCATCTCCTGAGAAACCCACTCCAGATCAAGACAGCAAGGCAGGGATCAAAGACAAGAGTCTGGACCCGGCCTTCCCTCAACTGTATGAGCAACCGCGCCACATTCAATATGCCACACACTTCCCGATTCCTCAG gaGGAGAGTGCCAGCCATGAGTGCAACCAGCGGTTAGTGGTCCTTTATGGAGTTGGCAAACAAAGAGATGAGGCAAGACACACCATCAAGAAAATAACCAAAGATATCTTGAAGGTCTTAAATCGCAAAAGCACTGCAGAAACAG GAGGTGAGGAAGGgcaaaagaggaagaggagtaagCCTGAGGCCTTTCCTACAGCTGAGGATATCTTCTCCAAATTCCAGCATCTCTCCCACTTTGACCAGCACCAGGTCACCTCCCAG GTGttcaaaaatgcatttgaacAGATCACCAGCTTTGCCTCAGGGATGTCCTATCACCTGCCTCTTGTCCAGCACATTCAGTTCATCTTTGACCTCATGGAGTACTCCCTCAACATTAGTGGCCTCATAGACTATGCTATTCAG atTTTAAATGAGTTAAGTTTGGTGGAAGCAGAGCTGATCCTCAAGTCGTCTAGTCTGGTGGGCAGCTACACCATCAACCTCTGTCTGTGCATTGTAGCTGTCCTCAGAAGGTACCACTCCTGTCTCATTCTCAACCCAGAGCAGGCAGCAACAGTCTTTGATGG ATTACGCATTGTGGTCAAATCTGGAGTGAATCCAGCAGACTGTTCCTCAGCTGAGCGCTGCATCTTGGCCTATTTGTATGACCTCTACACTTCCTGTAGTCACCTTAAGAGCAAGTTTGGGGAGATTTTCAG TGAGTTTTGTTCCAGAGTGAAGAACTCCATTTACTGCAACATTGATCCATCTGACTCAAATATGCTGTGGGACCAATTATTCATGGTGGAGGCCATTGCCAATCCCTTGGCTCACAATTTTAATCACTCAATGGTGGGCAAGATTCTCAATGACAGCCCCGCCAACCGCTACAGCTTTGTGTGTAACGTTCTTATGGTTGTGTGCATGGATCACAGAGATCCTGAGAG GGTCAATGATATCGGGATCCTCTGTGCAGAACTAACAGCATATTGTCGTTCACTGAGTGCCGAATGGCTTGGTGTTCTTAAGGCTCTGTGCTGCTCCTCCAACAATGGCAACTGTGGATTCAATGATTTGCTCTGTAATGCAGAT GTTAGCGATTTGTCATTCCATGACTCTCTGGCGACCTTTGTAGCCATCCTGATTGCTAGACAGTGCTTACTTCTTGAAGACCTGGTTCGCTGTGTTGCTATTCCTTCCCTCCTCAATGCAG CTTGTAGTGAACAAGATTCTGAGCCAGGAGCAAGACTCACCTGCCGAATTCTTCTGCACCTGTTTAAAACCCCCCAACGTAACCCAGTCCCCCAAGATGGCATCAAATCTG ATAATTCTTCTGTAGGTATCAGGTCTTCATGTGATAGACACCTCCTTGCTGCTTCTCAGAACAGCATAGTGGTTGGAGCAGTGTTTGCTGTGTTGAAAGCCGTGTTTATGCTTG GTGATGCAGAACTAAGAGGCTCTTCACTCTCTCATAACACTGGCCTTGATGACATATCAGAGGGTTGTAATGTCTCTATTGAAACTGCCAGTCTAGATGTGTATGCTAAATATGTTCTGAAGACCATTTGTCAGCAG GAATGGGTTGGAGAGCGCTGTTTGAAGTCCCTTTCAGAGGATAGCAGTGCCCTACAGGACCCAGTTCTTGTAAACATCCAAGCCCAGAGGCTACTGCAGCTCATCTGTTACCCCCATCGCCAGCTGGACAGCGATGATGGAGACAACCCTCAGAGACAGCGCATCAAACGAATCCTCCAG AACATGGACCAATGGACAATGAGGCAGTCATCTCTTGAGTTACAGCTGATGATTAAACAGAGTTCCAACAAT GAGCTATATTCACTGTTGGAGAATATTGCTAAGGCCACTATAGAAGTTTTTCAAAAATCAGCTGAGATGAACTCCAGTAACCCCTCAGGGAATGGAGCAGCTGCACAAGGCGGTTCTTCTTCCAGCACCAGTAGCACTACAAGCAAGATGAAACCTATTCTCAG CTCATCGGAGCGGTCTGGCGTGTGGCTTGTGGCCCCACTGATAGCCAAACTCCCCACTACAGTTCAAGGCCATGTACTTAAAGCAGCAGGGGAAGAACTGGAGAAGGGACAGCACCTGGGCTCTTCCTCGCGTAAAGAGCGTGATAGGCAGAAGCAGAAGAG TATGTCTCTGTTGAGCCAGCAGCCCTTCCTGTCATTGGTGCTGACCTGTTTAAAGGGTCAGGATGAACAAAGGGAGGGTCTGCTGACCTCACTCTACAGCCAGGTGCAGCAGATCGTCACCAACTGGAGAGAGGACCAGTACCAGGATGACTGCAAGGCCAAGCAGATGATGCACGAGGCACTCAAACTACGGCTTAATCTT GTGGGTGGCATGTTTGACACGGTGCAGCGTAGCACCCAGCAGACGACTGAGTGGGCGGTTCTACTCCTTGACATCATCAGCAGTGGCACAGTGGATATGCAGTCGAATAA TGAACTCTTCACAACAGTGTTGGACATGTTGAGTGTGCTTATAAATGGTACACTGGCTGCTGATATGTCTAGTATCTCACAGGGAAGCATGGAGGAGAATAAGAGAGCTTATATGAATCTGGTCAAAAAGCTCAGG AAAGAGCTTGGAGATCGACAATCTGAAAGTTTGGAAAAAGTTCGTCAGCTTTTGCCACTGCCTAAGCAAACACGTGACGTCATAACCTGTGAACCTCAGGGCTCTCTTATCGACACCAAGGGAAACAAAATAGCTGGTTTTGAAAAGGAG GGTCTTCAAGtttctacaaaacaaaagatttCTCCTTGGGATGTCTTTGAAGGGCTCAAAcactctgctcccctctcctgGGGGTGGTTTGGTACTGTGCGTGTAGATCGTAAAGTCACTAAGTTTGAAGAGCAGCAGCGTTTGTTGCTCTACCACACTCACTTGAAACCAAAACCACGGAGCTACTACTTGgagcccctccctcttcctccagaggaggaggaacctCTGACTCCTGTCTCCCAAGAGCCTGATAAGAAAATGATGGAGGCAGGGAAATCTGAAAAGAATGTTCCAAATGTCACTTCTGATTCCAGTAAAAGGAAggtaaataagaaaaagaagCCTCCTTCAACCAAGACTGAG gACTATGTGAACCGCACTCCCGGTGGTGTCCCCTATGGAACAAGTATGCCCACAGACATAATGCAATCTCCATATGGCAGAATGCCTTATGCTCAGCAGAGCATGGGCATATACACTCAGAACCAGCCTCTGCCTCCAG GTGGTCCTGGCCTAGATCCTCCATATAGACCACCACGTAATCCTCAGATGAACAAGATGATGCCCACACGGCCCAGTTACCAAGGCATGATGTCCGGTATGCAGCCAAACATGCCCAGCATGATGGGAATGGACAAGCAATATTCTATGGGATATAAGCCTCAGCCCAGTGGGCCACAGCTGCTGAGGGCCCAGCTACAGGTCAGACTG AATCACAACGTGATGGGTCAGATGAGGCAGATCAATCCTAACCAACAATATGGTTCAATGCAAGCAAATCAG AACATATCCCAGGGCTACACCTCATATGGAACGCACATGGGGATGCAGCAACATCCTCCTCAAGGTAGTGGGATGGTCCCTTCTTCTTATGGAAACCAGAACTTCCAGGGAAGTCATCCTGGAGCCAACCCACCCATGGTAGATCCCCTCCGGCAAATGCAACCACGGCCCAGTGGTTATGTGCACCAGCAGGCACCCAACTATACCCATAACATCCAGAG GTTTAGTCATCAACCAATGCAGCAGAATCCTATCATGCATGGCCTTGCTCACATGGGAGCCCAGGGTGTCCATCCCAACATTAGGCCATCTAATCAGATGCTCGcagaacaacagcagcagcagcaacagcaacaaGCAGCAGctgcacagcagcagcagtacctCAGACAGCAAGCACTCAGA CAGCAGGCCCAGCAagcgcagcagcagcagcagcagcagcagcagcagcagcagcaacagcagcagcagcagcagcaacggCAGCAGGTGCAACCGCAGCAGGTCGCTCCCCAGCAGCAGGTCCCACAGCAACAGCAGGTGTCTGCAGTGCCCCCTCCTGGTCAGGCACCAAACCAGGGCCTGGGCATGCAACCCTTG TTTCAGAGACAAGGAATGCAACAGACTCAACAGCAGCAACAGACAGCTGAGTTGGTCAGGCAGTTACAGCAGCAGCTTTCTA ATTCACAACCTGGGCAGAGCAACAATTCTTATCATGCATATTAA